One window from the genome of Hyperolius riggenbachi isolate aHypRig1 chromosome 6, aHypRig1.pri, whole genome shotgun sequence encodes:
- the LOC137522507 gene encoding protein kinase C delta type-like isoform X2: MYMWWWCALLFLSISFIFQVDGAVRQQWAFLQKKHVGLGLVIKRSAGNTASNVKGRFYAAEIVCALQYLHSKGYIHRDIKPANILLDGTGHIKLADFGLAMEETTSRICVGTRDYMAPEMRQRLEYDAAVDWYSFGVVLYEMLLWADPRVRLGANGDIRRHAFFRGINWVALEGLHMVPPIIPEQPPETANLPHRTLQEMMTAIGEDQMDPTGPEDQQLLQVFSFQGREGQSRLVDPDCWNLKALEPWQERRLWHMRTCVVKLARCD, encoded by the exons ATGtatatgtggtggtggtgtgctTTGTTGTTTTTGTCGATTTCTTTTATATTTCAGGTTGATGGGGCTGTGAGGCAACAGTGGGCGTTCCTACAGAAAAAGCATGTTGGTCTGGGATTGGTCATCAAGAGGAGTGCGGGAAATACAGCATCCAATGTGAAAGGGCG ATTCTATGCTGCGGAGATCGTCTGCGCCCTCCAGTACCTCCATTCTAAGGGCTACATTCACAG GGACATTAAGCCCGCGAATATCCTTCTGGATGGTACTGGCCATATCAAGTTGGCGGACTTTGGGCTGGCGATGGAGGAAACCACATCCAGGATATGTGTCGGCACCCGAGACTACATGGCCCCAGAGATGAGGCAACGCCTGGAATACGACGCTGCAGTGGATTGGTACTCCTTCGGCGTGGTCCTCTACGAGATG ctcCTCTGGGCAGATCCACGTGTGCGCCTGGGAGCCAACGGCGACATCAGAAGACACGCATTCTTCAGAGGCATCAACTGGGTGGCGCTGGAAGGACTTCATATGGTGCCACCAATCATCCCTGAACAA CCCCCAGAGACGGCGAACCTCCCTCACAGGACACTTCAGGAAATGATGACAGCAATCGGTGAGGACCAGATGGACCCAACTGGACCAGAGGACCAGCAGCTTCTCCAGGTATTCTCTTTTCAGGGCAGAGAAGGGCAGAGCCGGCTCGTGGACCCCGACTGTTGGAACCTCAAGGCCTTGGAACCCTGGCAGGAGCGCAGACTGTGGCACATG AGGACCTGTGTCGTGAAGCTCGCCAGATGTGACTGA
- the LOC137522507 gene encoding protein kinase C delta type-like isoform X1, which produces MYMWWWCALLFLSISFIFQVDGAVRQQWAFLQKKHVGLGLVIKRSAGNTASNVKGRFYAAEIVCALQYLHSKGYIHRDIKPANILLDGTGHIKLADFGLAMEETTSRICVGTRDYMAPEMRQRLEYDAAVDWYSFGVVLYEMVSGMSRDPDSVYLDYVTRDLLTKLLWADPRVRLGANGDIRRHAFFRGINWVALEGLHMVPPIIPEQPPETANLPHRTLQEMMTAIGEDQMDPTGPEDQQLLQVFSFQGREGQSRLVDPDCWNLKALEPWQERRLWHMRTCVVKLARCD; this is translated from the exons ATGtatatgtggtggtggtgtgctTTGTTGTTTTTGTCGATTTCTTTTATATTTCAGGTTGATGGGGCTGTGAGGCAACAGTGGGCGTTCCTACAGAAAAAGCATGTTGGTCTGGGATTGGTCATCAAGAGGAGTGCGGGAAATACAGCATCCAATGTGAAAGGGCG ATTCTATGCTGCGGAGATCGTCTGCGCCCTCCAGTACCTCCATTCTAAGGGCTACATTCACAG GGACATTAAGCCCGCGAATATCCTTCTGGATGGTACTGGCCATATCAAGTTGGCGGACTTTGGGCTGGCGATGGAGGAAACCACATCCAGGATATGTGTCGGCACCCGAGACTACATGGCCCCAGAGATGAGGCAACGCCTGGAATACGACGCTGCAGTGGATTGGTACTCCTTCGGCGTGGTCCTCTACGAGATGGTAAGTGGTATGTCACGTGATCCCGACAGTGTGTACTTGGACTACGTCACCCGGGACCTCCTTACAAAG ctcCTCTGGGCAGATCCACGTGTGCGCCTGGGAGCCAACGGCGACATCAGAAGACACGCATTCTTCAGAGGCATCAACTGGGTGGCGCTGGAAGGACTTCATATGGTGCCACCAATCATCCCTGAACAA CCCCCAGAGACGGCGAACCTCCCTCACAGGACACTTCAGGAAATGATGACAGCAATCGGTGAGGACCAGATGGACCCAACTGGACCAGAGGACCAGCAGCTTCTCCAGGTATTCTCTTTTCAGGGCAGAGAAGGGCAGAGCCGGCTCGTGGACCCCGACTGTTGGAACCTCAAGGCCTTGGAACCCTGGCAGGAGCGCAGACTGTGGCACATG AGGACCTGTGTCGTGAAGCTCGCCAGATGTGACTGA